In the Streptomyces cinnamoneus genome, CCTCCTTCGTTCCGGGCAAGGAACCGCTGGAGATGGTCACCCGCACGCTGGAGGCGGCCGTCCGGGTGCGCCACCGTGGCCCGGTGCACGTCTGGCTGCTGGACGAGGGGGACGACCCCGAGGTCAAAGCGGTCTGCCGGCGGCTCGGCGTCCACCACTTCAGCCGCAAGGGCGTGGAGAAGTGGAACCAGCCGAAGGGGCCGCACCGGGCGAAGACCAAGCACGGCAACTACAACGCCTGGCTCGACGCGCACGGCGACGACTACGACTTCTTCGCCTCCGTCGACACCGACCACGTCCCGCTGCCCAACTTCCTGGAGCGCATGCTCGGTTACTTCCGTGACCAGGATGTCGCCTTTGTCGTTGGACCTCAGGTGTACGGGAACTACGACACGGCGGTCACCAAGGCCGCCGAAAGCCAGCAGTTCCTCTTCCACGCCCTCATCCAGCGCGCCGGAAACCGCTACGGCTCACCGATGTTCGTCGGCACCAACAACGCCGTGCGGATCAGCGCGCTCAAGGAGATCGGCGGCCTGTACGACTCGATCACCGAGGACATGGCCACCGGCTTCGAGCTGCACCGCCACCGCAACCCGGCCACCGGCAGAAGGTGGCGTTCGGTCTACACCCCGGACGTCCTCGCCGTGGGAGAGGGACCGAACGCCTGGACGGACTTCTTCACCCAGCAGTTGCGCTGGTCCCGGGGCACCTACGAAACGATCCTCAAGCAGTACTGGAAAGGTCCGTTCACGCTGTCGCCGGGCACCTTCCTGAACTACACCCTGATGGTCATCTACTACCCCATGACCGCGATCAACTGGATGCTGGGCGCCCTGAGCTGCGCGCTCTTCCTGGGGCTCGGCGCCTCCGGCATCTCGATCAACTCCGAGATCTGGATGATGCTCTACAGCGACGCCGCCGCCCTGCAGATCGGCCTCTACATCTGGAACCGCCGCCACAACGTCTCCCCGCACGAGCCCGAGGGGTCGGGCGGCCTCGCCGGCATGGTGATGTCCGCGCTCTCCGCGCCGGTCTACGCCCGTTCGCTCACCGACGCGGTGCTGCGCCGCAAGAGCACGTTCGTGGTGACCCCGAAGGGCGACTCGGCCAGCCCCGACACCCTCTTCGGCACCTTCCGCATCCACCTCTTCTTCCTGCTGGTCTTCGGCGGGTCGCTGGTGGCGTCCTTCGTCCTCGGCCACACCCACGTGGCCATGCGCACCTGGGCGTCGCTCGCGCTGGCGGTCACCCTCGCGCCGATCGCCGCCTGGGGGTGGACCCTGTACCGGTCCGGACGTCCCGCCCCCCAGCCCGAGGGGGCACGTCAGCGATGAGGTTCCAGCCCACCCGCCGCACCCGCCGCATGGCCGTCGGTGCGGCGGTCGTCGTCGTCCTGGCGGGCATGAACGGCCCGGCCATCTGGGGATACGCCGCCGGCCAGTACCACGACTACACCATCAACAGACCCGCCTACAAAGCCAAGAACGGTCACTGGGACGTGGTCGACGTCCCGCGCAAGTACCGCATCAACACGATTCACGCCGCCCTGCTGCACACCGGCAAGGTGCTGCTGGTGGCGGGCTCCGGAAACAACGCCGCCAATTTCAAGGCCAAGTCCTTCCGGACGGTCCTGTGGGACCCGAAGCGGAACACCTTCACGAACATCCCGACCCCGAAGGACCTCTTCTGCGCGGGCCACACCCAGCTGCCCGACGGAAAACTCCTGGTGGCGGGCGGCACCCAGCGGTACGAGAAGCTGGAGGGCGACGTCACCAAGGCCGGCGGGCTGATGATCGTGCACAACGAGAACCCCGACAAACCCATGACCTTCCCGGCGGGCACCCGCTTCACCGGGAAGGAGAACCACAAGACCTTCGAGTCCAAGGACGCCGTCCTCGTCCCGCGGGCCAAGAAGGAGACCAAGGACGGCAAGGTCACCGTCACGGCCAGCACGGCCCGCGTCTATGTGGAAGCCCTGGACAAGGGCCAGAAGAACGAGACGGGGACGACCGACAACTACACCGTCGTGGGCCTGGAGGGCGCCGACGCCCGGAACTCCTACGGCATCGCCAACAAGCTCTCCTTCGACAAGAAGGACTTCCAGGGGATCAGGGACTCCTTCGAATTCGACCCGGTGGCCGAGCGGTACGTCACGGTCGACCCGATGGAGGAGGCCCGCTGGTACCCGACCCTGACCACCCTCCAGGACGGCAAGGTGCTCTCGGTCTCCGGCCTGGACGAGATCGGCCAGGTCGTCCCGGGGAAGAACGAGGTCTACGACCCCGCCACCAAGAAGTGGACCTACCTCCCCCAGGAGCGCTTCTTCCCCACCTATCCGGCCCTCTTCCTCACCGACAAGGGCAAGATCTTCTACACGGGGTCCAACGCGGGCTACGGCCCCGCCGACAAGGGCCGCACCCCCGGCCTGTGGGACGTGGAGAGCAACGAATTCACCGAGGTCCCGGGCATCAGCGACCCGGACGTCCTGGAGACCTCGATGTCCGTCCTGCTGCCGCCCGCCCAGCAGCAGCGGTACATGGTCCTCGGCGGCGGCGGGGTGGGCGAGGACCGCAAGTCCACCGCCCGCACCCGCATCGTCGACCTGCACGCCGACAAGCCGCGCTTCCACGACGGCCCCGACCTCTACGCCAAGGTCCGCTATCCCAGCAGCGTCATCCTGCCGGACGACACGGTGCTGACCACCAACGGCTCGGGCGACTACCGGGGCCGCAGCGACTCCAACGTCCTGCGGGCCGAGCTCTACGACCCGGGCGCGGGCGCGACGCGGCCGGTCGCCGACCCGCTGGTGGGCCGCAACTACCACTCCGGGGCGCTGCTGCTGCCCGACGGGCGGGTCATGACGTTCGGCTCCGACTCCCTCTTCGGGGACGAGGCCAACACCAGGCCGGGCACCTTCCAGCAGCAGATCGACCTCTACACCCCGCCCTACCTCTTCCGCGACGGACGCCCGGAGATCAAGGACACCGAACCGCGGACCGTGAAGCTGGGCGAGCAGACCTCGTACCGCACGCACGCGACGGGGAAGGTCGCCAAGGTCAGGCTGATCCGGCCGGGATCCTTCACCCACGTGACCAACATCGAACAGCGCTCCATCGCCCTGGACTTCACCGCGACGTCCGACGGCGTCACGGTCACCGTCCCCAAGGACCCCTCGCTGGTGCCGCCCGGCTGGTACATGCTCAACGTGATCGACGACAGGGGGACGCCGTCGGAGGCGGTGTGGGTCAAGGTCCCGGTGGCCGACGACCTGGCGAAGGCGGACCAGGAGAAGCAGAAGGAGCGGGAGAAGAAAGAGGAGAAGGAGAAGGACCAGGAGTGAGCGGGCGCGCGGGAGCGGCCGCCCTCAGCGGGAGTTCCGGGCCAGCTCCAGCGCGTACGTCTCCCACCACCGCCCGGCCTCCGGGCCGCCCTTGCAGGTGCCGTCCGACTCCCCCGGCCGTTTGACCCACAGGAAGGCGTCCACCAGGGAGTCCCCGGTCCGGACCGTCGGGGGCTCGCCCAGGGCCCGGCCGGAGGGGTTGCACCAGGCCTTCTCGTGGTTCCCGCCGGAGAGCGGGCCGTTGCCGTTGCGACTGGTGTCGACCACGAAGTGCTTGTTGCCCAGGAGCCGGGAGAGGCGGTGGCCGTACTCCTTGTTGTCCTGGGTGGTCTGGAAGTTGGAGACGTTGAGGGCGAATCCGTCGGCCTGGTCGATGCCGGCGCGGCGCAGCGGCTCGGCCATCCGGTCGGCGGGCGTGACCCAGCTGGGGTTGCCCGCGTCCAGGTAGACCTTCGTCCTCGGCAGCGCCTTCAGCTTTCCGACGGCCTCCTTGAGGAGGGCGTAGCGCTCCTCGTGGAACTGCTGGGGCGTGCAGCCGTCCTCCATGTGCGGCAGCGCGTCCGGCTCCAGGATCACCGTCGTGGTGCGGTCCCCGATGCCCTTGACGGCCTGCTCCAGCCAGGCGCGGTAGGCGTCGCCGTCGGCCGCTCCGCCCTGGGAGTACTGGCCGCAGTCGCGGTGGGGGATGTTGTAGAGCACCAGCAGCGCGTCGCGGTCGGCCTTGGCGGCGGCCTGGGTGAAGCCGCGCGTCTGGCCCTCCGGGTCGTCGACGCCCATCCACTCCGCCACCGGCTGGTCGGCGATCTTCGCGATCAGCTCGGCCTCCTGGTCCTTGCCCTCGCGGCGCAGCCTGGCGGCCTCGCGGGCGGCCGTGCCGTCGGGGTTCACCCAGAAGGGAGCGGTGGTCTTGGGCCGCTGCGCGGGCGCCTGGGCGGGGGCGGCCTTCTCGGGCGTCGCCCCCTCGGAGGAGTCGGAACAGCCGGGGACCGTGAGGAGGACCAGCACCCCCGCCGCCGCTCCCGTCCACGCCCGTGCCCTGCGGCCGGCCCGGCGCGGGCGGCCGGGGTTGGTGCCGTACATCCACTCCCCCTCGGGTGTACTGCCGGTGGAGGTGCCTGTGAACTGCCTTGTGAGGCTTCGCATATGGAGGTGCCTTTTCATGCTGGCACAGACGTGCCCCGGGCCGCTGGGAGTCATGCCACGACACGTGGCCGGTCGCCCTGTCGGGCGACGGGGCCGCGGGGGCCGCCAGGGCTCAGACACGGCCGGTGCCGCCGGTGTGCGTGGTTCCGGTCAGGTAGGCGGAGACGACGACGTTGGCGCTGTAGGCGTGCCGGTCGTGGTCGTAGTCGCCGCCGCAGGTGATCAGGCGCAGTTCGGCGCGGCCGCTGGTGCGCGGCCCGTAGACCTTCTCCGCGTCGAAGCCGTCCTTGCGGACGAGGAAGACGTCCTCGACCGTGAACTCGGCCGTGGTGCCGTCCGCCCGGCCGACGCTGACCCTCGCGCCGCGGCGGAGGCTGCCGAGCCGGTGGAAGACCGCCGGGGCGCGCTGGGTGTCGACGTGGCCGACGATGACGGCGGCCCCGGCGCTGCCGGGCGGGGGCCCGTCGCGGTACCAAGCGACGGCGCCGGGGCGCTCGTAGGGCGGCGGCTCCACCGCGCCCTCGGGCGTCAGTCCGTGCGGTTCGACGGGCGCGTGGACGTCCACGGCCTCGATGGCCAGCTCCCGGGGGCTGGCCGCGGGCAGCGGCCGGTGGCCGGCACCGGGCGCGAGGCGGGCGGCGGTCACGCCGCCGGCGCCCGGGCCGGTGCCGTGGGGGACCTCGGTGATCTCGCGCCCCCACAGCCACAGCGTCGCCAGCAGCACGGTCCAGACGACCGCGCCGAGCAGGCGGCCGGCACCGCGCAGGGGCGCTTCGGAGAGGGCCACGGATCGTTTCCCGCGCCGCTACCGCTGGGCCGAGCCGGTGCGCCGCCGGTGCCAGATCAGGGCGCCCGCGATGGCCGCGGTGACGCCGGCCAGGACGAGCCCGGCGGTGTCGGGCGCCTCGGGGGCCGCCGCGGGCCGGGTGCCGCCGCCGCCCGCGGGGACGGGGGCGAACGGCGATCCGTGCGGGTGGTGCTGGGGGGCGCGGTCGCTGCGTTCGTCGTACGCGCCGGGGCCGGGCTCCTCGCGGTAGGCGCCGCCGGGGCCGGACTCGTCGTGGGACGCGTCGTCGTACCCCCGGCCGTCCGGGGGCTCGTCGTCCTCCGCGGGCCCGGGCCCGGGCAGGTCCCTCGCCCGGTCGTCGAGGGACGCCTTGTCGACGACGGTCAGCCGGCCGTGGGCCGTCGCGCTGTGGCCGTCGCAGTCGACCCGCACGGGGTAGCTGCCGGCGGGCACGGTGTCGCGGACGGTCGCCTCGGCGTAGAGCCCGGCGGGGTCCCGCGCGAGTCTGGCGTCGCTGACGAACGCCTTGGAGACGGCGGTGGCCCGGTCGCCGGCACAGCCGGAGACGTGCAACTTCACCTCGCCGCCGGGTCTGCCGGCGACCGGGGCGAGCTCGATGGCCCGGGCCCCGGTGGCGGGGCCGTCGTGGGCGTGGGCGTGGACGGGTGCCGCGGCGGCGGCCACCGCCGCCACGGCGCCGCACAGGGCGAAGCGGACTGAAGCCATGGTGAACCTCCTGGTACTCCAGAGACTCACCGCCCGCGGCGGGTGTCGCATCCGCTCCGTAGCCGTATTGCTCCATATGGCGATCATCCGAACCGATAGGAGCTACATCGGGGCGCCGGGCCCGCCCGCGGCGCATCCGGGGCGGGCGGGTCAGACCAGTTCGACGAGGTCCGCGATCGAGTCGACCACGCGGGACGGCCGGAAGGGGTGGAGGTCGATCTCCTCGGGCCGGGTCAGGCCGGTGAGGACCAGGAACGTCTCCATGCCGGCCTCCAGCCCGGCCAGGACGTCGGTGTCCATGCGGTCGCCGATCATCGCGCTGGTCTCGGAGTGGGCGCCGATGGCGTCGAGGCCGGCCCGCATCATCAGCGGGTTGGGCTTGCCGACGAAGTAGGGATCGCGCCCGGTGGCCTTGGTGATCAGCGCGGCGACGGAGCCGGTGGCGGGCAGGGCGCCCTCGGCGGAGGGCCCGGTCTCGTCGGGGTTGGTGGCGATGAAGCGGGCACCGTTGTTGATCAGCCGGATGGCCTTGGTGAGCGCCTCGAAGCTGTAGGTGCGGGTCTCGCCGAGCACCACGTAGTCGGGGTCGGCGTCGGTGAGGACGTACCCGATGTCGTGGAGGGCGGTGGTCAGGCCGGCCTCGCCGATGGCGTAGGCGGTGCCGTTCGGCCGCTGGTCGGCCAGGAACTGGGCGGTGGCCAGGGCGGAGGTCCAGATGTTCCGGACGGGCACGTCGAGGCCGATGCGCGCGAGGCGGGCGTGGAGGTCGCGCGGGGTGTACATGGAGTTGTTGGTGAGCACCAGGAAGGGTTTGCCGGACTCGCGGAGGCGCTTGATGAACGAGTCCGCGCCGGGCACCGGGATCCCCTCGTGCATCAGCACACCGTCCATGTCGGTGAGCCAGGACTCGATCGGCTTGCGTTCTGCCACAGTGGCCTCCTGCCGTGCTGGGCGGCCTCGCGAGGGCGTGACCCTGGTACGCCGGAACGGCACCGCTCGTGCGCCGTTCCGACACCCCCAGCCTAATCAGTCGGCGGCCGGGGGCTTCCGCCGCGTCGTCCGCGCTCCGGCGACCAGGACCGCGCCGACGGCCAGCAGGGCGCAGGCGACGGCTCCCGCGCCGAGGAGGGCGCCCAGGTCCCCGGTGTCGGCGAGCACGCCCGGGGCGGGGGAGCCGGAGGGGGACGCGGCCCCGCCGGGGTGCCGCGGGGGGCCGGCGGGCTCCGGGGCGGGGCCGGCGGCGGGCTCGACGGCGAACGTGTAGTCGTCGGACTCCCCCACCCAGGCGCCGTCGGTGCCGCGCTTCTGCACCGCCGTGACGTTGGCCGTCACCGGTCCGCCGGGGGCGGCGGGGGTGAAGGCCAGCCGCAGGGGCACGGCGACGGAGCCGTGGGCGGGGATGGCGAAGCCGGGGAAGTCCGAGGCGCGGTCGTCGAGGACGCCGACGTTCTCCGCCTCGTCGGTCCGCTCGAAGCGCACGGGCAGCCAGCGGCCGCCGTTCTTGTCGTAGAAGTCCAGGTGGAAGTGGTCGGGCCGCAGGGCGCGGCCCTTGTCGGCGAGCACGGCCACGGGGTGGATGGAGCGGCACTCGGCGCCGGTGACGTTGCGCAGCTCCAGCTGCCACGTGCGGGGGGCGGCGCCGCGTTCGTAGGCGTCGGGCCCGCCGCTCAGCCGTGAGGTGAGGGGGAAGTCGGCGCGGCCGGGGTCGCCGCAGTGCTGCTGCGGGGTGTCGGCGGAGGAGGGCGCGGTGCCGGTGGCGGCGAGGAGCGCGAGGGCGGCCGCGGCGACGGGAAGGGCCCGGCGGGCGGGCCCGGGGGCACGGGTCGGGGGGGCCGTGGGCATCTCGGACATCACCGGGCCTTCGCGGGTGGGGACTCCGTCGTGCGGTGGCCGTGGGCCGGGCCGCACAGGATCCGTACGGGCGTGGCCGTACGGACTGAAGTCATCCCACGGGGGCGGCCCGCGCACCCGAGCCGCCGTCATATACCGCCCGATGAGCTGATCGTCGTTTCGTCCGAGCGGAGGGCGAAAGCGTGGCCGGAGCGCCCGAAGAGCGGGGCGAGGACGAGTTCCGCCGCGCCTTCGACGACCGTGCGCGCGCCGGCGGGGGTGACGGCGACGGGAACGGTGGCGGGGAGTTCGGCGCGCACGCCGTGGACGTAGGGGTCCGGGCCGGCCAGCACCGTCCCGCCGCCGAGCAGCACGCGGTCGATGTCGAGGAGTTGGACGAGGTTGGCGGCGCCGGTGCCGAGGAGGCGGGCGGCGAGGGCGGTGTCGCCGTCGGCGACGGCCCGCAGGCACAGCGCCTCCAGGCAGCCGCGCCTGCCGCAGGGGCAGGCGGGGCCGTCCAGCCGCAGCACCTGGTGGCCGAACTCGCCCGCGCCGGTGCGGGCCCCCCGGTGCACCCGGCCGCCGAGCACGAGTCCGGCGCCGAGGCCGGTGCCGAGGTGGAGGTAGGCGAAGGAGCCCGCGTCGCGGGGGGCGCGCAGGACGAGGCCGAGGGCGGCGGCGTTGGTGTCCTTGTCCAGTACGACCGGCAGGCCCAGCCGGGCGGCGAGGGCGTCGCGGAGCGGGAAGCCGTCCCACTGGGGGAAGCCGGTGACGCGGTGCAGGACGCCGGCGCGGTGGTCGAGGGGGCCGGGGGCGGCGACGCCGGCCCCCAGGAGCGCGCCGGGTGCCGCCGGCAGGGCGGCGACCTCGGCCGCCACCGCGTCGAGCACCGCTTCGGCGCCCGCGCCGAAGGCGAGCGGGGCGCTGCGGGTGGCGAGGGCCGTGCCCGCGAGGTCCACGAGGGTGGCCGTGACGCTGTCGCGGTCGAGGTGGAGGCCGATGGCCCGCGCCGCCTCGGGCACGAGCCGCAGGGCGGTCGCCGGCTTGCCGCCGGTGGAGGCCCGCCGGCCCGCCTCGGTCGCGAGGCCGGCCGCCCGCAGCCGTGCGGCGATCTTGCTGACGGCCTGGGGGGTCAGTCCCGTGCGCCCGGCCAGTTCGGTCCGGCTGGCGCCGCGCTCGCCCGCGTCGCGCAGCAGGCCGAGCAGGACGGCGGCATTGTGGTCGCGCAGGGCGCCGAGGTTGGCTCCGGGGAGGGTCACGGGGTCGTTCACAGGCCCATTGTCCCCTCCGCTTGCACTTACGCAACAGCGTTGCCAAAGTGGAGGGCATGGATGATGACACCACCGGCACCCCCCGCACCCCCCTTCGCGTCGGCCTCATCGGCTACGGACTGGCGGGCTCTGTCTTCCACGCCCCCCTCGTCGCCGCGACGGACGGCCTCGTCCTGGACACCGTGGTGACGGCCAACCCGGAGCGACAGCAGCAGGCGCTCGCCGAGCACCCCCAGGTGCGTACGGCCGACACGGCGGACGCGCTGCTCGCCCGGGCGGGCGAACTCGACCTGGTCGTCATCGCCTCCCCCAACCGCACCCACGTCCCACTGGCCCGGGCCGCCCTGGAGGCGGGGCTGCCGGTCGTCGTGGACAAGCCGCTGGCGGCGACCGCCGCGGAGGCCGAGGAGCTGGCGGCGCTGGCCGAGGCGCGCGGCCTGCTGCTCAGCGCCTTCCAGAACCGCCGCTGGGACAACGATTTCCGCACCGTGCGGGGACTCGTCGCCGACGGCACCCTCGGCCGCGTCCAGCGCTTCGAGTCCCGCTTCGAGCGCTGGCGGCCCCACCCCAAGGGCGGCTGGCGCGAGTCCGGCGACCCGGCCGAGATCGGCGGCCTCCTCTACGACCTGGGCAGCCACCTCGTCGACCAGGCCCTGACCCTCTTCGGTCCGGCCGTCACCGTCTACGCCGAGGCCGACGTCCGCCGCCCCGGCGCGGAGGCGGACGACGACACGTTCATCGCCCTCACCCACGCGAACGGCGTCCGCTCCCACCTGTGGATGAGCGCCACCACCGCCCAGCTCGGCCCCCGCTTCCGGGTGCTGGGCGACGCGGCGGGCTACGTGAAGTACGGACTGGACCCGCAGGAGGCGGCCCTGCGCGAGGGCCTGCGGCCGGGCGGCACCCAGGACGCGTGGGGCGTGGAGCCCCCCGCCTCCTGGGGCCGCCTCGGCGCCGGGGAGTCACCCCTGACGGGCGGCGGCGAGCCGGTCCCGACGCTGCCGGGCGACTACCCCGCGTACTACGCCGCCGTCGCGGAGGCCCTGCGCACGGGCGGACGGCCGCCGGTGACGGCGGCGGAGGCGGCCGCGGCGCTGCGGGTGCTGGAGGCGGCGAAGGTGTCGGCAGCCGAGGGCCGGACGGTGACGCTCAAGGAGGGCTGTTGAGCGGGCGGGCGGCCGGCTACGGCGGCCCCCACGCCGGTGACGAGGTGGCGCGGCTGGAGGACGACGAGCGCCGGCTGGTCCTGGACCGCTTCGACCACGACGACGCCTGGCGGCTGGGCTCGCTGCTGACCGGTCTGGCCCGGGAGCGCGGGGCGGCGGTGACCGTCACGGTCCGCCGCGGTCCGCAGCGCCTCTTCCACTGCGCCCTGCCGGGCACGTCGGCCGACAACGACGCCTGGGTCGACCGCAAGTGCCGCGTCGTCGAGCGGTACGCGGAGTCCTCCTTCCTGGTGGGCGCCCGCTTCCGGGCCAAGGGCCGCACGTTCGAGGACGCCTCCCGCCTCGACGCGGACCGTTACGCGGCCCATGGCGGGGCGTTCCCGCTGCGCGTGCGCGGCACGGGTGTCGTCGGCGCGGTGGCGGTGTCGGGACTGTCGCAGGCAGCGGACCACGCGCTGGTGGTGGAGGGGCTGGAGAGGTTCCTGGGCGTTGCCGGGGGCCGGCCCTAGGGGCGACCGGGGGCGGGACCCCGGAGCGGCTGGCCAACCGGCCTGGTGGGGCGGGACGATGACGGGCAAGACCACTCCGGCGGCATCGGGCGCCGGGCTCCCGGACCCCCGCCCCGCCGTCCCGCACGCACGCCGCGCAATGCCTTGACCTAGGCTCAGGAGGCTTGATCCCCAACGAGAGGGAGGACGCACCGATGACCACCGCCGAGATAGTGGAAGTCACCTCGGAGGCCGAACTGCGGGACATGCTGGGCCCGCCGGTCCCTGCCGCCGCGCAGAAGGTCCGCAGGCGCCTGGACGAGATCGACAAGCAATGGCTCGCGTCGTCGCCCTTCCTCCTCGTGGCGACGGCCGCCGCCGACGGCTCCTGCGACGTCTCCCCCAAGGGGGACCCGGCGGGCTCCACCCTCGTCCTCGACGACACGACCGTCGTGGTGCCGGAACGCCCCGGCAACCGCCGCGTCGACGGCTTCCTCAACGTCCTGAGCAACCCCCACGTGGGCCTGCTCTACGTCATCCCCGGCCGCGGCGACACCCTGCGGATCAACGGCCGGGCCCGCGTCGTCCGCGACGCGCCCTTCTTCGACGACCTCGTCGTCAAGGGCCACCGCCCCCGACTGGCCCTCGTCGTGGACGTCGAGGAGGTCTTCTACCACTGCTCCAAGGCGTTCCTGCGGTCCGCCCTGTGGAAGCCGGAGACCTGGACCCCGGACGCGGCCCCCTCCCGCGCCCGCATCTCCAAGGCCCTGGAGCGCCCCGAGGACAGCCTGGAGGAACTGGAGCAGTACTACGGCACGTCGTACGCCGACAAGTTGTACGAGTAGGTGGCGGGCTCTGCTTAGGGTGAGCCCATGACGACGAAGGCGTACGCGGCGCTTCTGCGCGGGATCAACGTGGGCGGCCACAAGAAGGTGCCCATGGCCGGCCTGCGGGAGCTGCTCACGGAGCTCGGGCACGGTGACGTACGCACGTATCTGCAGAGCGGCAACGCCGTCTTCACCAGCGCCGTCGAGGACGAGGAGGCGCTCGCGGCGCAGTTGCGGCAGGCCATCTGGGAGCGCTTCGGGTTCGACGTCGGCGTCCTCGTGCGCGGTCACGCGTACCTGCGGGCGGTGGCCGACGCGTGCCCGTTCCCGGCGGCCTCGCTCGAGGGCAGGCAGCTGCACGTCACGTTCTTCTCCGAGCCGGTCGACGCGGCGCGCTTCGCGTCCGTGGAGGCGGCGCGGTACGCACCCGAGGAGTTCCGGCTGGGGGACCGCGCGCTCTACCTCTACGCGCCGGACGGCCTGGGCCGTTCCAAGCTCGCGGAGGTCCTGACGAGGGCCACCCCGGCGAAGAGCGGGATCGTCGCCACGAGCCGCAACTGGAACACGGTCGTCAAACTCGTGGAGTGGACGGCGGCCTGACCGCCGGGGCAGGCGCCGCGCGGCCCGGTCAGGGGCTCTTGCCGCAAGCCCCCTCACCGGCCCTGGGCTGAAAGCGGCGGGAGGGGAACCCACCCGCGCGGTCGCCGTCAGGGGTGCCAGATCTCCTTGATGGTCTTCACCTTGCCCTCGCCGTCCAGCGTGATGTCGTAGATGTTCCCGGAGCAGCTGTAGGGCGACTTCACGGCGCTCGTGTCCGTCATGCAGTCGCCGGCGTGCATCCACAGCTCCCCGACGGGGACCGTCTTGGTGGAGCCGGACCCGGTGGCGAGTTCGGCCTTCACCTCGCCGGCGGTGAAGGTGTAGTACTTCGCCTCGCCCTGGCCGTGGTAGATCCAGTCGTTGGGCGTGCAGGTCGGCTTGGCGTCCTTGGCGGACATCGAGCCCTTCGACGGCGGCAC is a window encoding:
- a CDS encoding pyridoxamine 5'-phosphate oxidase family protein, whose translation is MTTAEIVEVTSEAELRDMLGPPVPAAAQKVRRRLDEIDKQWLASSPFLLVATAAADGSCDVSPKGDPAGSTLVLDDTTVVVPERPGNRRVDGFLNVLSNPHVGLLYVIPGRGDTLRINGRARVVRDAPFFDDLVVKGHRPRLALVVDVEEVFYHCSKAFLRSALWKPETWTPDAAPSRARISKALERPEDSLEELEQYYGTSYADKLYE
- a CDS encoding DUF1697 domain-containing protein, translating into MTTKAYAALLRGINVGGHKKVPMAGLRELLTELGHGDVRTYLQSGNAVFTSAVEDEEALAAQLRQAIWERFGFDVGVLVRGHAYLRAVADACPFPAASLEGRQLHVTFFSEPVDAARFASVEAARYAPEEFRLGDRALYLYAPDGLGRSKLAEVLTRATPAKSGIVATSRNWNTVVKLVEWTAA